The following are from one region of the Apostichopus japonicus isolate 1M-3 chromosome 17, ASM3797524v1, whole genome shotgun sequence genome:
- the LOC139984760 gene encoding uncharacterized protein yields the protein MDYDGRRPKSKKSIPIVEASMDMVDKDTLLECPYDRVHLIRAKRFQYHIIKCRKNYLGKDMVTCPFNARHIIPRPEQRHHIDTCVDKVLIEGNVEYNTRVQNDSQYRGNISVPKYLPDKEVEPASENWDDELEDSEVQYSYPPARSSNGMLSYQAQAYQGNDGYNRLHEQQPSSLRQPRSQPTSMVQPPQQVNSSASQQQPSPYQQPSPSQQAPPYQQPPPYQQPPSHQQSPSYQPLSSQQPPTTQEHPREVPVATPPPPASNFSWAQVAGIGRGISRRPENVPASLSTPGIGRGVVRPPPGFGRGHSGQRAPTIAANIYNNTQS from the exons ATGGATTATGATGGAAGGAGACCTAAATCTAAGAAGTCAATACCTATTGTGGAAGCCAGCATGGACATGGTAGATAAGGACACATTACTGGAATGCCCGTATGACAGAGTCCATCTGATTAGGGCCAAACGCTTTCAGTACCATATCATTAAATGTCGCAAG aatTACCTTGGCAAAGACATGGTCACATGCCCGTTCAATGCCCGGCACATCATACCAAGGCCCGAACAGCGCCACCACATTGATACCTGCGTGGACAAAGTCCTCATAGAGGGGAACGTAGAGTATAACACCAGGGTCCAGAACGACAGCCAGTACCGAGGCAATATCAGCGTTCCAAAGTATTTGCCAGATAAGGAAGTTGAACCAGCCTCAGAGAACTGGGATGATG AGTTAGAAGATAGTGAGGTGCAGTATTCATACCCACCAGCTCGCAGTTCTAATGG CATGTTGAGCTATCAAGCACAGGCTTACCAAGGAAACGATGGTTACAACAGGCTTCACGAACAGCAGCCTTCATCGCTACGGCAACCACGAAGTCAGCCAACTAGTATGGTACAGCCTCCCCAGCAGGTTAACTCCAGTGCATCTCAACAGCAACCTTCACCCTATCAGCAACCTTCACCCTCTCAGCAGGCTCCACCCTATCAGCAGCCTCCACCCTATCAGCAGCCTCCATCACATCAGCAGTCTCCATCGTATCAGCCTCTCTCCAGTCAACAGCCTCCAACTACACAAGAACATCCACGAGAAGTGCCAGTAGcgactcctcctcctcctgcaAGCAACTTTTCATGGGCACAAGTAGCAG GTATTGGAAGAGGTATCTCAAGGAGACCAGAAAATGTCCCTGCATCATTGAGTACACCAGGCATAGGAAGAGGAGTTGTGAGACCACCCCCAGGCTTTGGTAGGGGTCACTCTGGACAGAGAG CACCGACTATAGCGGCGAACATATATAACAACACGCAGTCATGA